One stretch of Podospora pseudoanserina strain CBS 124.78 chromosome 4, whole genome shotgun sequence DNA includes these proteins:
- the LUC7 gene encoding splicing factor (BUSCO:EOG09264D7Y; EggNog:ENOG503NVIA; COG:A), translated as MAAEQRKLLEQLMGSNLTTRAAQLPLTDPKVCRSYLVGTCPHDLFTNTKADLGPCPRVHSEPLKQEYDSLPDPEKKKLGFEHDYLRDLSSRIDACNRNIDTLQRRLEKTPDEVRQTNALLKAISDLGSTIANGLLEVEILAETGEVGRAYDEYYKVRHAQAAKADKEKELKALSETSGPSGHQKLQVCDVCGAYLSRLDNDRRLADHFFGKMHLGFAQMRKAYESFPKEMRGRYQGGGGGGGGHGRGVQQMDDDMGHVPTGPGGGFGDGWNKGPRGPRAGGGFRPRGPRRGW; from the exons ATGGCAGCTGAACAACGAAAGCTTCTTG AGCAGCTGATGggctccaacctcaccacccgcgCCGCCCAGCTTCCCCTAACCGACCCAAAAGTCTGCCGATCCTATCTCGTCGGCACCTGTCCCCATGACCTCTTCACCAACACAAAGGCAGATCTTGGCCCCTGCCCTCGCGTCCACTCCGAGCCGCTCAAGCAAGAGTACGACTCCCTCCCAGAccccgaaaagaagaaactcGGCTTCGAGCACGACTACCTGCGCGACCTGTCTTCGCGAATCGATGCCTGCAACCGTAACATCGACACACTCCAGCGACGCTTAGAAAAGACGCCTGATGAAGTCCGGCAAACCAATGCGCTGTTGAAGGCTATCTCTGACCTCGGCTCAACAATCGCGAATGGCCTCCTGGAGGTGGAGATTCTGGCTGAAACGGGAGAAGTAGGAAGAGCTTACGACGAGTACTACAAGGTTCGACACGCCCAAGCGGCCAAGGCAGACAAAGAGAAGGAGCTTAAGGCGCTGAGTGAGACGTCTGGGCCATCGGGACATCAGAAGCTACAGGTGTGCGATGTGTGTGGTGCCTATCTCAGCAGGCTGGACAATGACAGGCGTTTGGCCGATCACTTCTTTGGCAAAATGCACTTAGGCTTCGCCCAGATGAGAAAGGCGTACGAATCTTTCCCCAAGGAAATGAGAGGGAGGTAccagggcggcggcggaggtggtggcgggcaTGGAAGAGGAGTGCAGCAAATGGACGACGATATGGGACATGTTCCCACGGGGCCGGGAGGAGGATTCGGTGATGGCTGGAATAAGGGGCCACGAGGCCCCCGTGCCGGCGGAGGATTCCGTCCGAGAGggccaagaagagggtggtAG
- a CDS encoding hypothetical protein (EggNog:ENOG503P3UM) encodes MDQDQFGGRTDDDLFADDIEPVSYEGEAVDPPPATTFKPESAEVSQQPAAEVIPDPPVRAQLGGLAQSRHNYPDRSRASNNKSNDNRSFTKVPPASAPSNTTSTPANAPSGPKSYVHRGKLKPNNNTAAASDIRTLSGGMQRSRMSQAESDKMMEEKRLASVEKERKFQRIKQDEEEHAIAVAKGEEEALKRKQEEAAGLRKRKPRDAPKPKPAPVERNKYDADRMQNKGRKGTRAPWDQDKVDLDQAAAFRKGANREVKGSTGSGLGASRYASQEPSREHVDQESDAFGKHNSRQNKQGRTLFEADDAYRQKQEAFRQNKGGHQPSAVSQPLTTKSSQKPKPTEDFPVLPSSGPTATNTVISPSWVKPVGDWAEDVEG; translated from the coding sequence ATGGACCAAGATCAGTTCGGCGGCCGCACCGATGATGACCTCTTTGCCGACGATATCGAACCTGTCTCGTACGAGGGAGAAGCCGTCGACCCCCCGCCGGCGACCACCTTCAAGCCAGAGTCCGCCGAGGTTTCTCAACAACCAGCGGCAGAGGTTATACCAGACCCTCCTGTTCGCGCACAACTCGGGGGGCTAGCCCAGTCAAGACATAACTACCCAGACAGATCCCGCgcatccaacaacaagagcaatGACAACAGGTCTTTTACCAAGGTACCACCTGCTTCGGCTCCCTCGAATACCACCAGTACACCGGCGAACGCACCGTCGGGTCCGAAAAGCTATGTCCACAGGGGGAAATTGAagccaaacaacaacaccgccgcgGCGAGCGATATCCGCACGCTGAGTGGCGGTATGCAACGCTCCAGGATGAGTCAGGCTGAGTCTgacaagatgatggaggagaaaagaCTTGCTTCTGTTGAGAAGGAGCGGAAGTTCCAACGGATCAaacaggatgaggaggaacaCGCCATTGCTGTTGCCaagggcgaagaagaggcatTGAAGCGCAaacaggaggaggctgctggcCTGAGAAAACGCAAGCCGAGAGATGCGCCCAAGCCGAAGCCGGCCCCGGTGGAGAGAAACAAGTATGATGCAGACCGGATGCAAAACAAGGGTCGTAAAGGGACGAGAGCACCATGGGACCAAGACAAGGTGGATTTAGACCAAGCGGCCGCCTTCAGAAAGGGGGCGAATCGCGAAGTAAAGGGATCAACAGGATCAGGGTTGGGAGCAAGCAGGTATGCTTCCCAGGAGCCAAGCCGTGAACATGTCGACCAGGAAAGCGATGCATTTGGAAAACACAACTCTAGGCAGAACAAACAAGGGAGGACCTTGTTCGAAGCGGACGACGCATACAGACAAAAGCAGGAGGCGTTTAGACAAAACAAGGGCGGACATCAGCCCTCGGCCGTGTCACAACCGCTCACAACCAAGTCAAGTCAAAAGCCCAAGCCAACTGAGGACTTTCCAGTGCTACCGTCGTCAGGTCCTACCGCTACAAACACGGTGATCAGTCCCAGTTGGGTGAAGCCGGTTGGAGATTGGGCTGAGGACGTTGAAGGGTAG
- the GPI16 gene encoding Subunit of the glycosylphosphatidylinositol transamidase complex-like protein (COG:M; COG:O; BUSCO:EOG09261LEU; EggNog:ENOG503NUNX) has translation MRQLFSFALLSFVSFSSLLSSASAAAADYHEQLVLRPLPLSALLASFNFRSNTSLSEFEAHNFRFFPRSLGQILQHAGTQELHLRFSLGRWDSESWGARPWGGAREGGTGVELWAWLQAATDEEADHKWLTLTNALSGLFCASLNFIDGTRTTRPVMSFQPEGDHPNMTAADTHLLYGVLPHEVVCTENLTPFLKLLPCKGKAGIATLLDGHKLFDASWQSMAIDVKPICPAGAECVLQIELTIDMVLDIDRSKRPRGNPIPRPPPGHELPCNTSKSYHAPDTCFPTDHQANQDWTLSQIFGRTMKGTCPLTDPAVPPVCLHVPDSRSVFHSDGVLEKKNLDRVSRCFEIQPDVDFEIVLPAPEDESAVVVKPVTPLLYAERSFTGHGQERGGVQTILHNPSPDTEVEFVYMESLPWFMRIYLHTMSARIQGQTAKDDSLIKEVYYRPAVDRARGTQLEVRMRVPPASTVFLTYDFEKSILRYTEYPPDANRGFDVAAAVITILSPAAYNLRTTSLLCSLPTPDFSMPYNVIIFTSTAIALAFGGMFNILVRRFVAADEGPEVGLAALKKRIQGRVSLLVEKLKKGKTGNASDESGTKPDKLETVDTAQSIEGALKE, from the exons ATGCGTCAACTATTTTCCTTCGCTTTGCTCTCGTTCgtttccttttcctctcttctttcttcagcATCCGCCGCCGCGGCAGACTACCACGAACAGCTCGTCCTTCGACCACTGCCGCTGTCGGCACTTTTAGCAAGCTTCAATTTCCGATCCAACACTTCGCTCTCCGAGTTTGAAGCGCACAACTTCCGATTCTTCCCTCGATCGCTCGGACAAATTCTCCAACATGCCGGCACCCAAGAGCTGCACCTGAGGTTTAgcctggggaggtgggattCCGAGAGCTGGGGCGCAAGACCATGGGGCGGCGCCAGGGAAGGGGGAACAGGCGTTGAGCTGTGGGCTTGGCTACAAGCTGCGACGGACGAGGA GGCCGATCACAAGTGGCTGACGCTGACGAATGCGCTCTCTGGCCTCTTTTGCGCCTCGCTCAACTTCATCGATGGCACCCGAACCACCCGACCCGTTATGTCCTTCCAGCCCGAGGGCGACCATCCGAATATGACTGCCGCCGACACACATTTGCTCTATGGCGTTCTACCCCATGAGGTGGTGTGCACCGAGAACCTTACCCCTTTCCTGAAGCTTCTACCATGCAAGGGCAAGGCGGGCATTGCCACCCTGCTCGATGGACACAAGCTGTTTGATGCCTCATGGCAGAGCATGGCTATTGATGTCAAGCCTATCTGCCCCGCCGGTGCAGAGTGCGTCTTGCAGATCGAGCTGACCATAGATATGGTCCTTGATATTGACCGGTCCAAACGGCCGAGGG GTAACCCGATTCCTAGGCCCCCTCCCGGCCATGAGCTCCCCTGCAATACCTCGAAATCGTACCACGCGCCCGACACGTGCTTCCCCACCGATCACCAGGCCAACCAAGACTGGACGCTGTCCCAAATCTTTGGCAGAACGATGAAGGGAACATGCCCCTTGACAGACCCAGCCGTTCCACCGGTTTGCCTCCATGTTCCGGATTCGCGCAGCGTTTTTCACTCCGATGGCGTCCTCGAAAAGAAGAATCTCGACCGGGTTTCGCGCTGCTTTGAGATCCAGCCAGACGTTGATTTCGAGATTGTGCTGCCGGCCCCGGAAGATGAGTCAGCTGTTGTCGTCAAACCAGTGACTCCTTTGCTATACGCCGAGCGCAGCTTCACGGGTCATGGCCAGGAACGCGGTGGCGTGCAAACCATCCTACACAACCCAAGTCCCGACACGGAAGTCGAGTTTGTCTACATGGAGTCTCTTCCGTGGTTCATGCGCATCTACCTGCACACCATGTCCGCTCGTATTCAGGGGCAGACCGCCAAGGACGACTCCTTGATCAAGGAGGTCTACTATCGCCCGGCTGTCGACCGCGCAAGGGGCACGCAGCTTGAAGTGCGCATGCGCGTCCCGCCAGCATCCACCGTCTTCTTGACTTACGACTTTGAGAAATCCATTCTCCGATATACCGAATACCCCCCGGATGCCAACAGAGGGTTTGATGTTGCGGCTGCCGTCATTACCATTTTGAGCCCGGCTGCCTACAACCTCCGAACCACGTCCTTGTTGTGCAGTTTGCCGACCCCGGATTTCAGCATGCCATATAACGTTATCATTTTCACTTCTACAGCTATCGCACTGGCATTTGGAGGCATGTTCAATATCCTCGTGAGGAGGTTCGTGGCTGCGGATGAAGGGCCTGAGGTGGGTCTGGCTGCGCTCAAGAAGAGGATTCAGGGGCGTGTTAGTTTgttggtggaaaagctcaagaagggcaagactGGCAACGCCTCAGATGAATCAGGCACAAAACCTGACAAGCTTGAGACCGTTGACACGGCCCAAAGCATAGAGGGAGCTTTGAAGGAGTGA
- a CDS encoding hypothetical protein (COG:S; EggNog:ENOG503NVV2), with translation MVTQNLEIALRHLRDTEEWISMWIDAICIDQQNVAERSHQVAFMGEIYRKAAKTYVWVGPFADDSDEAMEWVDLIGGSINVDWGDEMMKTTDLLEKTKYAPMADASVPYEFEWPWPLLNLCHFTNREYFTRLWVRQEVKLSQNKVLVCGFKQLDWHFFATFARWMAVKPYTCVDEYGVWTQEMEKKYKAGSELVSNICAKLYDGAFLSFDRLRFDNSKLNWKDPRDAIYANLGLLPPEYRQLGIKPDYDKNPAAIFTDFAVRVATKLRSLGFLESCDRSAIELDSLPSWVPDWSSPMRMAADSENIWSASAWISAQVEYVGDGVLTANGVPISEVQRIDRWEDERSYDGQPYMVFDCIRSWCKHVPDNYDEQEWFLPGTGLTWLEAWCRLFLYGNLSEVFEAGQETMVHRPDLFSLQEAKELMLIIWKARSFHEIWCLYDPTWQRMERFLSKIGDRMKGRSVFRTVDRDIGVASSSVKAGDLVCVLLGCQVPVVLTPKERDGSSPDEQNQWQVSGSCFVVGLMDGEAITGALPEHYRTVDWRYRKDVLPENKINKFRSGLRNDEYRTLETDPSQVLEECGIPCIRYEREPHLLEVSPDALRDVGINLQQFTLV, from the coding sequence atggtgACGCAAAATCTCGAGATCGCACTCCGACACCTCAGGGACACAGAGGAATGGATATCCATGTGGATTGACGCCATATGCATTGACCAGCAAAATGTAGCGGAACGTAGCCATCAAGTGGCGTTTATGGGTGAAATCTACCGCAAGGCCGCCAAGACATATGTATGGGTTGGTCCATTCGCAGATGACAGCGACGAGGCGATGGAATGGGTCGACCTGATCGGTGGTAGCATAAATGTCGATTGGGGCgatgagatgatgaagaccACCGacttgttggagaagacaaAGTACGCGCCCATGGCAGATGCATCGGTACCCTATGAATTTGAATGGCCCTGGCCGTTATTGAACCTGTGTCACTTCACCAACAGGGAGTACTTCACAAGGCTATGGGTACGACAGGAAGTAAAACTGTCACAGAACAAAGTGCTTGTCTGCGGGTTTAAGCAGCTCGATTGGCACTTTTTCGCGACTTTTGCCCGCTGGATGGCAGTGAAACCCTACACCTGCGTGGATGAATATGGAGTATGGACCcaggagatggaaaagaagtATAAGGCGGGCAGCGAGTTGGTCTCTAACATTTGTGCGAAGCTGTATGATGGtgccttcttgtcctttgATCGGCTTCGGTTCGATAACAGCAAGCTGAACTGGAAAGATCCCAGGGACGCAATCTACGCCAACCTGGGCCTGCTCCCACCCGAGTACCGCCAGTTGGGAATCAAGCCGGACTACGACAAAAACCCGGCGGCTATCTTCACCGATTTTGCGGTTCGAGTGGCCACCAAGCTTCGGAGTCTGGGGTTCCTCGAATCCTGTGATCGCTCTGCCATTGAATTGGACAGCCTCCCTAGCTGGGTCCCTGACTGGTCATCGCCCATGAGGATGGCGGCGGATTCAGAAAATATCTGGAGCGCCTCTGCTTGGATATCGGCCCAGGTCGAATACGTGGGTGATGGCGTGTTGACGGCCAACGGTGTACCAATCTCAGAAGTTCAAAGGATTGACCGCTGGGAGGATGAAAGATCTTACGATGGCCAGCCCTACATGGTATTCGACTGCATCCGGTCCTGGTGCAAGCATGTACCTGACAACTATGATGAACAAGAATGGTTCTTGCCAGGCACCGGTCTGACGTGGTTGGAGGCCTGGTGTAGGCTTTTCCTGTATGGCAATCTCAGCGAAGTTTTCGAGGCTGGGCAAGAGACAATGGTTCACAGACCTGACTTGTTCTCGTTACAAGAAGCCAAAGAACTCATGCTCATCATTTGGAAAGCACGGTCCTTCCACGAGATATGGTGTCTCTATGATCCGACATGGCAACGCATGGAGAGGTTCCTGTCCAAGATTGGCGACAGGATGAAAGGCAGATCTGTTTTTCGGACAGTAGATCGGGATATTGGAGTAGCATCTTCCTCGGTAAAGGCTGGCGATTTGGTATGTGTGCTTTTGGGTTGTCAGGTGCCGGTTGTTTTGACACCTAAAGAAAGGGATGGTTCATCTCCCGACGAGCAGAATCAGTGGCAGGTATCAGGAAGCTGCTTCgttgttgggttgatggATGGCGAAGCTATCACGGGAGCATTGCCAGAACACTACCGGACTGTCGACTGGAGATATCGCAAGGATGTGCTTCCCGAAAATAAAATCAATAAGTTTCGTTCTGGTCTGCGTAATGACGAATACAGAACACTGGAAACCGATCCGTCACAAGTTTTAGAGGAATGTGGTATCCCCTGTATTAGATACGAAAGGGAACCACACCTGCTCGAGGTCTCACCAGATGCGTTGCGGGATGTAGGGATAAATCTGCAGCAATTTACGCTCGTTTAA